The Astyanax mexicanus isolate ESR-SI-001 chromosome 20, AstMex3_surface, whole genome shotgun sequence genome contains a region encoding:
- the pcna gene encoding proliferating cell nuclear antigen, with translation MFEARLVQGSILKKVLEALKDLITEACWDVSSSGISLQSMDSSHVSLVQLTLRSDGFDSYRCDRNLAMGVNLSSMSKILKCAGNEDIITLRAEDNADSLALVFETLNQEKVSDYEMKLMDLDVEQLGIPEQEYSCVVKMPSGEFARICRDLSQIGDAVMISCAKDGVKFSASGELGTGNIKLSQTSNVDKEEEAVTIEMNEPVQLIFALNYLNFFTKATPLSKTVTLSMSADIPLVVEYKIADMGHVKYYLAPKIDEESS, from the exons ATGTTCGAGGCAAGACTTGTGCAGGGCTCCATCCTGAAGAAGGTGCTGGAGGCTCTGAAGGACCTGATCACCGAGGCCTGCTGGGACGTGAGCTCCTCCGGGATCTCCCTGCAGAGCATGGACTCGTCCCACGTGTCTCTGGTGCAGCTCACCCTCCGCAGCGACGGCTTCGACTCCTACCGCTGCGACAGGAACCTCGCCATGGGGGTCAACCTCAGCAG TATGTCAAAGATCCTGAAGTGTGCTGGAAATGAGGACATCATTACTCTGCGGGCGGAGGACAACGCTGACTCTCTGGCTCTGGTGTTTGAGACGCTCA ATCAGGAGAAAGTCTCTGATTATGAAATGAAGCTGATGGACTTGGATGTGGAGCAGCTTGGAATTCCA GAGCAGGAGTACAGCTGTGTGGTGAAGATGCCCTCAGGAGAGTTCGCCCGTATCTGCAGAGACCTGTCACAGATCGGAGATGCCGTCATGATCTCCTGCGCCAAAGATGGAGTGAAGTTCTCCGCCAGCGGTGAGCTCGGCACCGGCAACATCAAACTGTCCCAGACCAGCAATGTAGACAAGGAGGAAGAGGCT gtGACTATTGAGATGAATgaaccagtacagctgatttttGCTCTGAACTACCTCAACTTCTTCACCAAGGCCACACCCCTGTCCAAAACAGTCACACTTAGCATGTCTGCAGACATTCCTCTTG TGGTGGAGTACAAGATCGCAGATATGGGTCATGTAAAATACTACCTGGCTCCCAAGATCGACGAGGAGTCGTCCTAA
- the trim69 gene encoding E3 ubiquitin-protein ligase TRIM69 codes for MSASWSRKEPEKPDLVSSNRTKMPSHDKTEKPKRPEVSSLVAKGPAQRLSRDLTCSICLDLFKQPVSLPCDHTFCQACIVGYWNGPRAPGQPGTGSCPQCRKIFHGQSYRPNRIVANIVESYCQGLEESGGRLDVVTPVTSMMPVPRCGRHCEELKLYCEEDQELVCLVCGVSQEHRAHTLACVQDAHQNHRTSLNNSATALQAELNTALQCERETEDEVKKLKEHTADLKQRIEAQFSDLHQFLYQEEKLLQVKLKTEERRELIRLDEHKALLCVEISRLRRALADIEDKLREQDPYTLLRNIKTMLQRQPLKFERPALTPPQLCEGRFAGPLQYRVWKSLKGSIYPVPSAITFNSSTANPWLSLTPSLTCVRYQTFNSSVQDNPQRFNAALSLLGSQGFTHGRHYWEIEVYSSAVWTVGVARESVPRKGVIKAMPVNGFWTISLSYGVQYMAGTSPPTVLSLDEQLDRIGVYLDYRRGLVSFYNAESMTHLYTFRETFTETLYPYFNLGFLDKVHENEPLKVFMPKI; via the exons ATGAGCGCTTCGTGGTCCAGAAAAGAGCCCGAAAAGCCCGATCTGGTATCCAGCAACCGGACCAAAATGCCCAGCCACGACAAGACTGAGAAACCCAAGAGACCGGAGGTgtccagcctggtggccaaaggTCCTGCCCAACGACTGAGCCGGGACCTGACCTGCTCCATCTGTCTGGACCTGTTCAAGCAGCCTGTATCTCTGCCCTGCGACCACACCTTCTGCCAGGCCTGCATTGTGGGCTACTGGAATGGGCCCAGGGCGCCGGGTCAGCCCGGAACCGGGTCCTGCCCACAGTGCCGCAAGATCTTTCACGGGCAAAGCTACAGGCCCAACCGCATCGTAGCCAACATCGTGGAGAGCTACTGCCAGGGCCTGGAGGAGAGCGGCGGCCGGCTGGACGTGGTGACCCCGGTGACCTCGATGATGCCCGTGCCGCGTTGTGGACGCCACTGTGAGGAACTAAAGCTCTACTGCGAAGAGGACCAGGAGCTGGTGTGCCTCGTCTGCGGCGTCTCCCAGGAACACCGCGCACACACACTAGCGTGTGTTCAGGATGCTCACCAGAATCACAGG ACGTCTCTGAACAACTCGGCCACAGCTCTGCAGGCGGAGCTAAACACAGCGCTGCAGTGCGAGAGAGAAACCGAGGACGAGGTGAAGAAACTGAAg GAACACACGGCGGATCTGAAGCAGAGGATCGAGGCCCAGTTCAGTGACCTGCATCAGTTCCTGTACCAGGAGGAGAAGCTGCTGCAGGTGAAGCTGAAGACGGAGGAAAGGCGGGAGCTGATCCGGCTGGACGAGCACAAAGCTCTGCTGTGCGTGGAAATATCCCGCCTCCGCCGCGCCCTCGCAGACATAGAGGACAAACTCAGAGAGCAGGACCCCTACACACTCCTCAGG AATATCAAGACCATGCTGCAGAG GCAGCCGCTGAAGTTCGAGAGGCCGGCGCTGACCCCCCCTCAGCTGTGTGAGGGCCGGTTCGCCGGACCCCTGCAGTACCGGGTCTGGAAATCCCTAAAAGGAAGCATCTACCCAG TCCCGTCTGCCATCACCTTTAACTCCAGCACGGCGAATCCGTGGCTTAGCCTGACCCCATCTCTGACCTGCGTCCGGTACCAGACCTTCAACAGCTCAGTGCAGGACAACCCGCAACGCTTTAACGCCGCACTGTCGCTGCTCGGCAGCCAGGGCTTCACCCACGGACGACACTACTGGGAGATCGAGGTCTACAGCAGCGCCGTGTGGACGGTGGGCGTGGCCAGAGAGTCCGTCCCCCGGAAAGGAGTCATTAAGGCCATGCCAGTCAACGGCTTCTGGACCATTTCACTGTCATACGGCGTGCAGTACATGGCCGGGACATCGCCCCCTACGGTCCTGTCGCTGGATGAGCAGCTGGACCGCATCGGGGTGTACCTGGACTACAGGCGGGGCCTGGTCTCGTTCTACAACGCCGAGAGCATGACCCACCTCTACACCTTCCGAGAAACCTTCACCGAAACGCTCTACCCCTACTTCAACCTGGGCTTTCTGGACAAAGTGCACGAGAACGAACCCCTGAAAGTCTTCATGCCCAAAATCTAA